The region TCACGGTACAGGCGATAGATGCGCTTGTGATTGGCGTGCGTGCCTTCGCGTTCCACCAGGGCGTGCAGTCGGCGGTAGCCGAATCGACGACGTTCGTGCGCCAACTTCACCAGACGCGCCGCGAGCACCTCATTCTCGTGGTCCGGCTTCGCGTCGTAATGCAGCACGCTGCGAGAAAGCCCGACAAGCCGGCAGGCGCGGCGCTCGGAGATGTTGACCTTCTCCCGAATCGCCAACACTGCTTCGCGTTTGGCTTGCGGGCTCAGGGCTTTCCCTTGACGACAACCTTCAACGCTTCCATATCGAGCATTGCTTCGGCCAGCAGTTTCTTCAGTCGGGCATTCTCCACCTCGAGGCCCTTGAGCCGGCGGGCTTCCGAGACTTCCATGCCGCCGAACTTCGCGCGCCAGGTGTAGAACGACGCGTCACTGAACCCATGCTTCCTGCACAGTTCCTTGACCGGCATACCGGCCTCGGCTTCCTTCAGAAACCCGATGATTTGCTGTTCCGTAAAGCGCTTCTTCATGTTCGTCTTCTTCTCCGAAAACGAACTTTACTAGACTCCGGCTGGCCCTGTTTGTAGGGGGCAGGTCACGTCAGCGTCGACAAGGGCGACGTGCAGTTCGTGAGCGCCGAGAACAGCGATCAGCAAGGCCTCTGGACCGACGCGCGCTTCATCAAGCAGTAACGCGGGCGCTCGCCGGCTGAATCGCGCCCGAGCCCACGGAAGGCCGGGCCACGGCGGAATCGAACGGCCCGGCGCGCGTCGGGCCGTCTTGCGTTTACGGCCGCGGCTCGCTGTCGCCGGCGGCGGCAATTCCGCGCGACGTCGCGCGCGCATCGCGCATTCGGTATCATCACGCCCCGAACCGAATCAACCGCCCTCGCGGGCTGCGATGCCGAATGGCGCTCAAATCGACGATCTACAAGGCGGAGCTGCAAATCGCCGACATGGACCGGCACTACTATGCCGATCACTCGCTCACCGTCGCCCGTCACCCGTCCGAAACGGACGAGCGGATGATGGTGCGTATCGCCGCGTTCGCGCTGTTCGCGCACGAGCGGCTCGAGTTCTGCAAGGGGCTGTCGGATACCGACGAGCCCGATCTTTGGCAAAAAGACCTGACGGGGGCGATCGAGGTATGGATCGACGTCGGGCAGCCCGACGAGCGCCGTATCGCGAAGGCAAGCGGCCGAGCCGGCC is a window of Burkholderia mallei ATCC 23344 DNA encoding:
- a CDS encoding YaeQ family protein; this encodes MALKSTIYKAELQIADMDRHYYADHSLTVARHPSETDERMMVRIAAFALFAHERLEFCKGLSDTDEPDLWQKDLTGAIEVWIDVGQPDERRIAKASGRAGRVNVIAYGGRTSDIWWQGARGKVERLRNVQVTTLADGVAAALGGLAERTMRLQCTIQDGAAWLSSATHDPVAIEWTTLKAREDA